The uncultured Fusobacterium sp. region TGAAAGTACTTGGAGGGAAGCCTCCTGGGAGGATAGGAACTCGCCAAGCTTTTTTATTACAAAAAAATATTTAAATATTTATTTAATATTTTATAAAAAAAACATTGACAAAGTATGTAACATATGATATCATATTCAATGTCTTAGAAAGCAAGATAGAACAAACTCTTATACCATATTGGTGGTCAATATGGGAGGATCACAAAGATACCGTTAATGAGTGGAGGTGTAAAATTGAGAGTAAATATTCAATTAGAATGTACAGAATGTAAAAGAAGAAATTATAGTACTTCAAAAAATAAAAAGAACACTACTGAAAGATTAGAAATTAATAAATACTGTAAGTGGGACAAAAAAGTTACTTTACACAAAGAAACTAAAAAATAATCTTTGTTTGTAAGTTTACAACATGCAGGTCAATGGCTCAATTGGTAGAGCATCGGTCTCCAAAACCGAGGGTTGGGGGTTCGAGTCCCTCTTGACCTGCCATTTTTTTTATTAAAGTCAAAACATAAAGGTGATTTCATGAATCTGTTTCAAGGAATAAAAATGGAATATTCCAAGGTTCAATGGCCTAAGAAAGAGGAGATAGTTAATTCAACTCTTTGGGTAATTGCTATGAGCTTGATAATGAGCATATATTTGGGAGTTTTTGATTTGATTGCTTCTAAAGGATTGAAAATGTTGGTATCTCTCTTTGGAGGATAGATAGATGGAAAAAACATTAGTAAAAAAATGGTTTATGATTCATACTTATTCAGGGTATGAGAAAAAAGTTAAAACTGACCTTGAACAAAAAATAGAAACACTTGGTATGGGAGACATAGTAACTAAAATACTAGTTCCTGAAGAGGAAACTATTGAAGAGGTTAGAGGAAAAAAGAAAACTGTTGCTAGAAAGATATTTCCTGGATATGTAATGCTAGAAATGGTAGCTACAAGAGAGGAAAGTGAAGAAGGAATAAACTTTAGAGTTGATTCTGATGCTTGGTATGTTGTAAGAAATACTAATGGAGTAACAGGATTTGTTGGTGTAGGATCTGATCCTATTCCAATGGAAGATGATGAAGTAGTAAATATTTTCAAAGTAATTGGAATGGATATTCCAGAAGAAGAAAAAGAAAATAGAGAAGTTATAAAAATAAACTTTGCAATTGGTGAGTATGTAAAAGTTCTTGCTGGAGGTTTTGCAGGTCACGAAGGAAAAGTTGCAGAGATAGATATGGAACAAAAGAAAGTGAAAGTTATGATCGAAATGTTTGGAAGAATGACTCCAGTCGAAGTAGATTTTAACAGTGTTGAGAAGGTAGAGTTATAATATTTACCTTTTAAGTGGGAGATGACACCGTCATTACCACACAATTCATGGAGGTGTAATTTTTTAAAATGGCAAAAGAAGTAATTAAAATAATAAAACTACAATTACCAGCAGGTAAAGCTAACCCAGCTCCACCAGTTGGACCAGCATTAGGACAACACGGAGTTAACATTATGGAATTCTGTAAAGCGTTCAATGCAAAAACTCAAGATAAATCAGGATGGGTAATTCCAGTTGAAATTTCTGTATACAACGACAGATCTTTCACATTCATACTAAAAACTCCACCTGCATCAGATCTATTAAAGAAAGCTGCAGGAATCCAATCAGCAGCTAAAAACTCTAAAAAAGAAGTTGCAGGACAAATCACAACAGCAAAATTAAAAGAACTTGCAGAAACAAAAATGCCTGACTTAAATGCAGGATCAGTTGAAGCTGCTATGAGAATTTTAGCAGGATCAGCAAGATCAATGGGAATCAAAATAGTTGACTAATTACTGTTGTTAAAGTGAGTAAATTTTTCGAGGCTCACGGTTATATTAAGTGGTAGGAGATATCCGCATCACCACAAAGGGAGGAAATTAAAGAAATGGCAAAACATAGAGGAAAAAAATACTTAGAAATAGCTAAGTTAATAGAAACTGGAAAGCTTTATGAAGTAAAAGAAGCTTTAGAATTAGTTTTAAAAACAAAAACAGCTAAATTTAATGAAACTGTAGAAGTTGCATTAAGACTTGGAGTAGACCCAAGACATGCTGACCAACAAGTTAGAGGAACTGTTGTTCTTCCACACGGAACTGGTAAAACTGTAAAAGTATTAGCAATCACATCTGGTGCTAACATAGAAAAGGCTTTAGCTGCTGGTGCAGACTATGCTGGAGCTGACGAATACATCGCTCAAATCCAACAAGGATGGTTAGATTTTGATCTAGTTATCGCTACACCTGACATGATGCCTAAACTAGGAAGATTAGGAAAAATCCTAGGAACTAAAGGATTAATGCCTAACCCTAAATCAGGAACAGTTACTCCTGATATCGCAGGTGCTGTATCTGAATTCAAAAAAGGAAAACTTGCATTTAGAGTTGACAAATTAGGATCAATTCACGTACCAATTGGTAAAGCTGATTTCGCTCCTGAGAAAATTGAAGAAAACTTCAAAGCTTTCTTAGAACAAATCACAAGATTAAAACCAGCATCTTCAAAAGGACAATACCTAAGAACAGTTGCTGTATCACTAACAATGGGACCTGGAATAAAAATGGACCCAGCATTAGTTGCTAAATATGTTGGATAAATAATTTAATATAGATCCAAACCAAAGACCGTAGGTGGTTTAAAAACCGTAATTTATTACCCTACCGAGGTTGGAAGAAGGTTCGCTAGCCTCATAGTGTGATTTCAACCTCCGTTCCATTCTTTGGTACGGAGGTAATTTTTAGAAAAAAGAGGAGGTGAAATAATTAAATGGCAACTCAAGCAAAAATAGATCACGTAGCTGAACTAGTAGAAAAAATTAAAAAAGCTCAATCAGTTATCTTAGTTGATTATCAAGGAATCAGCGTTAATGAAGAAACTGCATTAAGAAGAAAAATGAGAGAAGCTGGTGCTGAATATCTAGTAGCAAAAAACAGATTATTCAAAATAGCTTTAAAAGAAGCAGGAGTTGAAGATTCTTTTGACGAATTATTAGAAGGAACTACAGCTTTCGCTTTTGGATATGCTGATCCAGTATCTCCAGCAAAAATCGTTTTTGATTTAGCAAAAGATAAGGCTAAAGCAAAACAAGATATATTTAAAATAAAAGGTGGAGTTCTAACAGGAAAAAGAGTTGAAACTGCTGATGTTGAAGCACTAGCTAAATTACCATCAAGAGAACAATTACTTTCTATGTTACTTAACTCAATGCTTGGACCAATCAGAAAACTTGCTTATGCAACTGTGGCTATCGCAGATAAAAAAGAAGCAGCAGCTGAATAATAAGTTGATTTGGTTAAATTAATAAAAAATAATAAAATTTTAAGATAAAGGCACATTATCGTGTATAAATATTAAGGAGGAAATAATAAATGGCATTCGATAGAGAAAAATTTATAGCTGAATTAGAAGCTATGACTGTTTTAGAATTAAAAGAACTAGTAACTGCATTAGAAGATCACTTTGGTGTAACAGCAGCTGCTCCAGTAGCAGTAGCAGGACCAGCAGTAGCAGAAGCTGCTGAAGAAAAAACTGAATTTGATGTTATCCTAACTGCAGCAGGAGCTAACAAAATAGCAGTTATCAAAGAAGTAAGAGGAATTACTGGATTAGGATTAAAAGAAGCTAAAGAATTAGTAGATAACGGTGGAAAAATTAAAGAAGCTGTTGCTAAAGACGAAGCTGAAGCTATAAAAGAAAAATTAACTGCAGCAGGAGCAACTGTAGAAGTTAAATAATTAATTGGACTTTTAATTTAGAACAATAGATCTTATTTAATTAAAAAAAATAGGCACTCTTATTCAGAGTGCCTTTTTACTAATTATTGAGCATAGCTTAAAAGGATATTTTGTATTACATTTTAATGTAAATTTTTGTTTTGGAACAGTGATAATTAATCATTTGAAAATAGATTTTAGCCTTTTATTTTCAAGCGATTAGGTATTAAACTTTAAGATTAGTAAGGGGTGTGAATTAATGGGGAAACTCGTTGAAAGATTGAATTTTGGAAGGATAAAAGAGAGAGGAACAATGCCTCATTTTCTTGAGTTCCAATTGGATTCCTATGAAGATTTTCTACAAGCTAAAGAGGCTCCAAATAATAGAAAAGATAAGGGGTTAGAATCAGCTTTTAGAGAAATTTTCCCTGTTGAATCTTCTAATGGAGATATCAAGTTGGAGTATGTTTCTTATGAATTACATGAAGCAGAACCACCATTAAATGATGAACTTGAATGTAAGAAAAGAGGAAAGACTTACTCTGGTTCTTTAAAAGTAAGATTAAGACTTACAAATAAAAAGAGTGGAAATGAGATACAAGAATCTCTAGTTTATTTTGGAGAAGTTCCTTTAATGACTGAAAGAGGAACATTTATAATCAATGGAGCTGAAAGAGTTGTTGTATCGCAATTACATAGATCTCCTGGAGTATCATTTAATAAAGAAATAAATATTCAAACTGGTAAAGACTTATTCTCAGGAAAAATTATTCCATATAAAGGAACTTGGTTAGAGTTTGAAACTGATAAAAATGATTTCCTAAGTGTTAAGATAGACAGAAAGAAAAAAGTATTAGCTACTGTATTCCTAAAGGCTATTGATTTTTTTGATAACAATACAGAGATAAAAGACTATTTCTTAGAAACTAAGGAATTAGATTTAGCCTCAATATTCCAAAAATACAAAAATAGAGAAGAACTTTTAAGTGTAATTAGAACAAGATTTGAAGGAAGCTTTATTAAAGAAGATATTTATGATGAAGAAACAGGAGAAGTTATTGCAGAAGCAGATGCTCTTATTGATGAAGCATTAATTGAATCTTTAATTGATAATAAAGTAGAAAAAGTTGTTTATTGGGAAGTAAAACCTGAAGATAAACTATTAGCTAATACTGTTATGAACGACAGTACACTTACAAAAGAAGAAGCTGTAACTGAAGTATTTAAAAAATTAAGACCTGGAGATTTAGTAACTGTTGAATCAGCAAAATCACTTGTTAGACAAATGTTCTTCAACCCTCAAAGATATGATCTTGAGCCAGTTGGAAGATATAAAATGAATAAGAGATTAAAACTTAATGTTCCAGAAGATGAAATCTTACTTACAAAAGAAGATATCATTGCAACTATGAAGTATGTAATTAACCTAAATAATGGAAATGGACATACTGACGATATAGATAACCTTTCAAATAGACGTGTAAGAGGAGTTGGAGAACTTCTTTTAATGCAAATAAAAGCTGGATTATCTAAAATGGGTAAAATGGTAAAGGAAAAAATGACTGTGCAAGATTCAGAAACATTGACTCCACAATCACTTTTAAATACTAGACCATTAAATGCTCTAATATTAGATTTCTTTGGTTCAGGACAATTATCACAATTCATGGACCAATCAAACCCACTAGCTGAGCTTACTCACAAAAGAAGAATATCAGCACTAGGACCTGGAGGACTTTCAAGAGAAAGAGCAGGGTTCGAGGTTAGAGACGTACACGATTCTCACTATGGAAGAATCTGTCCTATAGAAACTCCAGAAGGACCAAACATTGGACTTATTGGATCACTAGCTATTTATGCTAAAATTAATAAATATGGATTTATTGAAACTCCATATGTAAAAGTAAAAGATGGAAAAGCTGATTTTGATCAAGTTGATTATTTAGCAGCTGATGAAGAAGAAGGATTATTCATTGCCCAAGCCGATACAAAAATTGGAGAAAACAATGAACTTCTTGGAGATGTTGTTTGTAGATATGGACATGAAATTGTAAATATCAGTGGAGAAAAAGTTGATTATCTAGATATTTCTCCTAAACAAGTTGTTTCTGTATCAGCAGGACTTATTCCATTCCTTGAGCATGACGACGCCAACAGAGCACTGATGGGATCAAACATGCAAAGACAAGCAGTACCATTATTAAGAACAGAAGCTCCTTACATTGGAACAGGACTAGAAAGAAAAGTTGCTGTTGACTCTGGAGCAGTAGTAACATCTAAAACAGATGGAAAAGTAGTATATGTAGATGCTAAGAAAATAATAATTGAAGATCCAGAAGGAAAAGAACATAAATATAGAATGTTAAACTTCGAAAGATCTAACCAATCAATGTGTTTACACCAAACTCCATTAGTTTCACTTGGAGAAGAAGTTAAAGTTGGAACAGTTATTGCTGACGGACCAGCTACAAAAGGTGGAGACTTAGCACTAGGAAGAAATATTCTAATGGCATTCATGCCTTGGGAAGGATATAACTACGAAGACGCCATCCTAATTTCAGATAGATTAAGAAAAGATGATGTATTTACATCTATCCACGTTGAAGAATATGAAATTGAAGCAAGAAATACTAAACTTGGAGATGAAGAGATCACTAGAGAGATCCCTAACATTTCAGAAGAAGCTTTAAGAAAACTTGATTCAAACGGAATAATAACAGTAGGATCAGAAGTTGGTCCTGGAGATATACTTGTAGGAAAAACTGCTCCTAAGGGAGAAACAGAACCACCTGCAGAAGAAAAACTATTAAGAGCTATCTTTGGAGAAAAAGCAAGAGATGTAAGAGATACATCATTAAGAATGCCTCATGGATCTAAAGGAACTGTAGTAGAAATACTAGAGCTTTCTAGAGAAAATGGAGACGAATTAAAAGCTGGAGTAAACAAAGCTATAAGAGTTCTAGTAGCTGAAAAGAGAAAAATAACTGTAGGAGATAAGATGTCTGGACGTCATGGAAACAAAGGGGTTGTTTCAAGAGTACTTCCTGCAGAAGATATGCCATTCTTAGCAGATGGAACACACTTAGATGTTGTGCTTAACCCACTAGGGGTGCCATCACGTATGAACATAGGACAAGTACTTGAGGTTCACTTAGGTATGGCTATGGGAAATTATAATGGTGGAACACATATTGCAACACCAGTATTTGATGGAGCATCAGAAGAGCAAGTTAAAGATTACTTAGAAAAACTAGGATTCCCTAGAAGCGGAAAAGTAGATCTTTATGATGGAAGAACAGGAGACAAATTTGATAACCCTGTTACTGTTGGAAGAATGTACATGTTAAAACTACACCACCTTGTAGAAGATAAAATGCATGCTAGAGCAATTGGACCTTACTCACTAGTTACTCAACAACCTCTAGGAGGAAAAGCTCAATTTGGAGGACAAAGACTTGGAGAGATGGAAGTTTGGGCACTAGAAGCATATGGAGCATCAAACATTCTACAAGAAATGATGACAGTAAAATCAGATGACGTTACTGGAAGAACAAAAACATATGAGGCTATTATAAAAGGTGAAGAGATGCCAGATCCAGATTTACCAGAATCATTTAAAGTATTATTAAAAGAGTTCCAAGCATTAGCACTAGATGTAGAACTATTTGACTCTGAAGATAATATAATAAATGTTGATGAAGAATTAAATAAGGATGATGTAACAACTGAATACTCACCTTTAGCTGATTTAAAAGATTAATAATAAATAACTGTTTGAGGAGTAATTTGGGTTTAGGCTCAAATTATTCCTAATAATAAATCTAATAGCTTTATCTCAATTAAGGAGGCTTTGCATTTAATGGGAATAAGAAGTTTTGAAAAAATAAGAATTAGATTAGCATCCCCTGAAAAGATAGAAGAATGGTCATATGGGGAAGTTACAAAACCTGAAACTATAAACTATAGAACTTTAAATCCAGAAAGAGATGGTCTATTCTGCGAAAAAATATTCGGACCAACTAAAG contains the following coding sequences:
- the rpmG gene encoding 50S ribosomal protein L33 — encoded protein: MRVNIQLECTECKRRNYSTSKNKKNTTERLEINKYCKWDKKVTLHKETKK
- the secE gene encoding preprotein translocase subunit SecE, with product MNLFQGIKMEYSKVQWPKKEEIVNSTLWVIAMSLIMSIYLGVFDLIASKGLKMLVSLFGG
- the nusG gene encoding transcription termination/antitermination protein NusG, which gives rise to MEKTLVKKWFMIHTYSGYEKKVKTDLEQKIETLGMGDIVTKILVPEEETIEEVRGKKKTVARKIFPGYVMLEMVATREESEEGINFRVDSDAWYVVRNTNGVTGFVGVGSDPIPMEDDEVVNIFKVIGMDIPEEEKENREVIKINFAIGEYVKVLAGGFAGHEGKVAEIDMEQKKVKVMIEMFGRMTPVEVDFNSVEKVEL
- the rplK gene encoding 50S ribosomal protein L11, with translation MAKEVIKIIKLQLPAGKANPAPPVGPALGQHGVNIMEFCKAFNAKTQDKSGWVIPVEISVYNDRSFTFILKTPPASDLLKKAAGIQSAAKNSKKEVAGQITTAKLKELAETKMPDLNAGSVEAAMRILAGSARSMGIKIVD
- the rplA gene encoding 50S ribosomal protein L1, which codes for MAKHRGKKYLEIAKLIETGKLYEVKEALELVLKTKTAKFNETVEVALRLGVDPRHADQQVRGTVVLPHGTGKTVKVLAITSGANIEKALAAGADYAGADEYIAQIQQGWLDFDLVIATPDMMPKLGRLGKILGTKGLMPNPKSGTVTPDIAGAVSEFKKGKLAFRVDKLGSIHVPIGKADFAPEKIEENFKAFLEQITRLKPASSKGQYLRTVAVSLTMGPGIKMDPALVAKYVG
- the rplJ gene encoding 50S ribosomal protein L10 yields the protein MATQAKIDHVAELVEKIKKAQSVILVDYQGISVNEETALRRKMREAGAEYLVAKNRLFKIALKEAGVEDSFDELLEGTTAFAFGYADPVSPAKIVFDLAKDKAKAKQDIFKIKGGVLTGKRVETADVEALAKLPSREQLLSMLLNSMLGPIRKLAYATVAIADKKEAAAE
- the rplL gene encoding 50S ribosomal protein L7/L12; amino-acid sequence: MAFDREKFIAELEAMTVLELKELVTALEDHFGVTAAAPVAVAGPAVAEAAEEKTEFDVILTAAGANKIAVIKEVRGITGLGLKEAKELVDNGGKIKEAVAKDEAEAIKEKLTAAGATVEVK
- the rpoB gene encoding DNA-directed RNA polymerase subunit beta, whose product is MGKLVERLNFGRIKERGTMPHFLEFQLDSYEDFLQAKEAPNNRKDKGLESAFREIFPVESSNGDIKLEYVSYELHEAEPPLNDELECKKRGKTYSGSLKVRLRLTNKKSGNEIQESLVYFGEVPLMTERGTFIINGAERVVVSQLHRSPGVSFNKEINIQTGKDLFSGKIIPYKGTWLEFETDKNDFLSVKIDRKKKVLATVFLKAIDFFDNNTEIKDYFLETKELDLASIFQKYKNREELLSVIRTRFEGSFIKEDIYDEETGEVIAEADALIDEALIESLIDNKVEKVVYWEVKPEDKLLANTVMNDSTLTKEEAVTEVFKKLRPGDLVTVESAKSLVRQMFFNPQRYDLEPVGRYKMNKRLKLNVPEDEILLTKEDIIATMKYVINLNNGNGHTDDIDNLSNRRVRGVGELLLMQIKAGLSKMGKMVKEKMTVQDSETLTPQSLLNTRPLNALILDFFGSGQLSQFMDQSNPLAELTHKRRISALGPGGLSRERAGFEVRDVHDSHYGRICPIETPEGPNIGLIGSLAIYAKINKYGFIETPYVKVKDGKADFDQVDYLAADEEEGLFIAQADTKIGENNELLGDVVCRYGHEIVNISGEKVDYLDISPKQVVSVSAGLIPFLEHDDANRALMGSNMQRQAVPLLRTEAPYIGTGLERKVAVDSGAVVTSKTDGKVVYVDAKKIIIEDPEGKEHKYRMLNFERSNQSMCLHQTPLVSLGEEVKVGTVIADGPATKGGDLALGRNILMAFMPWEGYNYEDAILISDRLRKDDVFTSIHVEEYEIEARNTKLGDEEITREIPNISEEALRKLDSNGIITVGSEVGPGDILVGKTAPKGETEPPAEEKLLRAIFGEKARDVRDTSLRMPHGSKGTVVEILELSRENGDELKAGVNKAIRVLVAEKRKITVGDKMSGRHGNKGVVSRVLPAEDMPFLADGTHLDVVLNPLGVPSRMNIGQVLEVHLGMAMGNYNGGTHIATPVFDGASEEQVKDYLEKLGFPRSGKVDLYDGRTGDKFDNPVTVGRMYMLKLHHLVEDKMHARAIGPYSLVTQQPLGGKAQFGGQRLGEMEVWALEAYGASNILQEMMTVKSDDVTGRTKTYEAIIKGEEMPDPDLPESFKVLLKEFQALALDVELFDSEDNIINVDEELNKDDVTTEYSPLADLKD